The Cellulomonas sp. S1-8 genome has a window encoding:
- the prcB gene encoding proteasome subunit beta has product MTLHASSGRLPHAFTTPGSSSFVDFLAGYAPDLLPGHRPVPVGELQAPHGTTIVALTFEGGVVMAGDRRATMGSMIASRHIEKVFPADEFSAVGIAGTAGLAIELVRLFQLELEHYEKIEGSLLSLDGKANRLATMIRGNLGLAMQGLAVVPLFAGYDLALEVGRIFSYDVTGGRYEEHGHHAVGSGSVFARGSLKKRWRSGMDASTAVRVAVEALVDAADDDSATGGPDHARRIWPVVATVTEAGYLRVPDDDLAAAVDVVENGRRSARREGGAR; this is encoded by the coding sequence ATGACCTTGCACGCCTCGTCCGGCCGGCTGCCGCACGCCTTCACGACCCCCGGTTCCTCCTCGTTCGTCGACTTCCTCGCGGGGTACGCCCCGGACCTCCTGCCGGGTCACCGGCCCGTGCCGGTCGGTGAGCTGCAGGCGCCGCACGGCACGACGATCGTCGCGCTGACGTTCGAGGGCGGCGTCGTCATGGCGGGGGACCGGCGCGCCACGATGGGCTCGATGATCGCGAGCCGCCACATCGAGAAGGTGTTCCCCGCGGACGAGTTCTCGGCCGTCGGGATCGCCGGGACCGCCGGGCTGGCGATCGAGCTCGTCCGGCTCTTCCAGCTCGAGCTCGAGCACTACGAGAAGATCGAGGGCAGCCTGCTCTCCCTCGACGGCAAGGCCAACCGCCTCGCGACGATGATCCGCGGCAACCTGGGGCTGGCCATGCAGGGCCTGGCCGTCGTGCCGCTGTTCGCCGGGTACGACCTGGCGCTCGAGGTCGGCCGGATCTTCTCCTACGACGTCACCGGCGGCCGGTACGAGGAGCACGGCCACCACGCGGTCGGCTCGGGGTCGGTGTTCGCGCGCGGCTCGCTGAAGAAGCGGTGGCGTTCCGGCATGGACGCGTCCACGGCGGTCCGGGTCGCGGTCGAGGCCCTCGTCGACGCGGCGGACGACGACTCCGCGACGGGCGGACCCGATCACGCCCGCCGCATCTGGCCCGTCGTGGCGACGGTGACCGAGGCGGGCTACCTGCGGGTCCCGGACGACGACCTCGCGGCCGCCGTCGACGTCGTCGAGAACGGCCGGCGCAGCGCCCGACGCGAGGGAGGTGCCCGATGA
- a CDS encoding PAC2 family protein, with the protein MSEHAASDLPARETVLLAAFEGWNDAGGAATAALEHLHDVWGAEQVDELDPEDYHDFQVNRPVVGLGPDGEREITWPTTAVAVATTPRSGRQVVIVHGIEPSMRWRRYCNELLDIATGLGVRTIVTVGALLADVPHTRPIPVNATSEDEHVRELMGLEPNTYEGPTGIVGVLQHEAGARGLQALSLWAAVPHYVAAPPSPKATLAILHRIEALLGEPVPLSDLPDDATAWQAGVDELAGEDSEIGEYVRQLEEAKDTAELPEASGEAIAQEFERYLRRRDKGTGG; encoded by the coding sequence GTGAGTGAGCACGCAGCATCCGACCTGCCGGCACGGGAGACCGTCCTCCTCGCGGCATTCGAGGGCTGGAACGACGCCGGGGGCGCGGCGACGGCCGCGCTCGAGCACCTGCACGACGTGTGGGGCGCCGAGCAGGTCGACGAGCTGGATCCCGAGGACTACCACGACTTCCAGGTGAACCGGCCCGTCGTGGGCCTGGGCCCCGACGGCGAGCGCGAGATCACGTGGCCGACCACCGCCGTCGCGGTCGCCACGACGCCGCGCTCGGGCCGCCAGGTCGTCATCGTCCACGGCATCGAGCCGTCGATGCGCTGGCGCCGGTACTGCAACGAGCTGCTCGACATCGCGACCGGGTTGGGCGTGCGCACGATCGTCACCGTGGGCGCGCTGCTGGCGGACGTGCCGCACACCCGCCCGATCCCCGTGAACGCCACCAGCGAGGACGAGCACGTGCGCGAGCTCATGGGCCTGGAGCCCAACACCTACGAGGGTCCGACGGGCATCGTCGGGGTCCTCCAGCACGAGGCCGGCGCCCGCGGGCTGCAGGCGCTGTCCCTGTGGGCGGCCGTCCCGCACTACGTCGCTGCTCCCCCGTCGCCCAAGGCGACGCTCGCGATCCTGCACCGCATCGAGGCGCTGCTCGGTGAGCCCGTGCCGCTGTCCGACCTGCCCGACGACGCGACGGCCTGGCAGGCCGGCGTCGACGAGCTGGCCGGTGAGGACTCCGAGATCGGTGAGTACGTGCGCCAGCTCGAGGAGGCCAAGGACACCGCCGAGCTGCCCGAGGCGAGCGGCGAGGCGATCGCGCAGGAGTTCGAGCGCTACCTGCGTCGACGGGACAAGGGCACCGGCGGCTGA
- a CDS encoding HAD family hydrolase, with amino-acid sequence MPAAVLWDMDGTLIDTEPYWMAAEVELVEAHGGVWTHEDAVAMIGSSMPVAAAALQARGVALSVDAIADALNAAVGEAVAAGIPWRPGAHEALRALHDAGVPQALVTSSFQVLAAPFADAVGLFDVVVAGDTVTRPKPHPEPYLTAARLLGVDVTGCVAFEDSRSGLASAVASGARVVAVDSHVVLDPPPGVSRTASLAALDLTTLARIAAGEALDLRDVRDPV; translated from the coding sequence CTGCCGGCCGCGGTGCTGTGGGACATGGACGGCACGCTCATCGACACCGAGCCGTACTGGATGGCCGCGGAGGTCGAGCTGGTCGAGGCGCACGGTGGGGTGTGGACGCACGAGGACGCCGTGGCGATGATCGGCAGCTCGATGCCCGTCGCCGCTGCAGCGCTGCAGGCGCGGGGGGTGGCGCTGTCCGTCGACGCGATCGCGGACGCCCTCAACGCCGCGGTCGGCGAGGCCGTCGCGGCGGGCATCCCGTGGCGGCCCGGTGCGCACGAGGCGCTGCGTGCGCTGCACGACGCGGGCGTGCCGCAGGCGCTCGTCACGTCGTCGTTCCAGGTGCTCGCTGCGCCGTTCGCCGACGCCGTGGGGTTGTTCGACGTCGTCGTCGCGGGCGACACGGTCACGCGGCCCAAGCCGCACCCCGAGCCCTACCTGACCGCGGCCCGTCTGCTGGGCGTCGACGTGACCGGCTGCGTCGCGTTCGAGGACTCGCGGTCCGGCCTCGCGTCCGCGGTCGCGAGCGGGGCGCGCGTCGTCGCGGTCGACTCGCACGTGGTGCTCGACCCGCCGCCCGGCGTCTCCCGCACCGCGTCCCTGGCCGCCCTCGACCTCACCACGCTCGCGCGGATCGCCGCGGGAGAGGCACTGGACCTGCGCGACGTGCGCGACCCGGTCTGA
- a CDS encoding ubiquitin-like protein Pup encodes MAEQEHVRHRQEDEPVEPETPTPAATSAQARDAEVDALLEEIDDVLEQNAEQFVRGFVQKGGQ; translated from the coding sequence ATGGCTGAGCAGGAGCACGTCAGGCACCGTCAGGAGGACGAGCCGGTCGAGCCCGAGACGCCGACGCCCGCCGCGACGAGCGCGCAGGCACGGGACGCGGAGGTCGACGCGCTGCTCGAGGAGATCGACGACGTCCTGGAGCAGAACGCGGAGCAGTTCGTGCGCGGGTTCGTCCAGAAGGGCGGTCAGTGA
- a CDS encoding tRNA (adenine-N1)-methyltransferase, translating to MTTDDAAVPAPTGAAQRRGRFRVGERVQLTDPRGRLHTITLDPDASFHTHRGYLRHTELIGASEGVVVHNTTGIAYLALRPLLADHVLSMPRGAAVIYPKDAGQIVTMGDVYPGATVVEAGVGSGGLTLALLRAVGDGGRLVSVERREDFAAIARGNVETFFGGPHPAWDLRLGDLADVLPTAADPGTVDRVVLDMLAPWENLDAVATALAPGGVLVCYVATTTQLSRLAEDVRTDGRYTEPEAWESMVRGWHLEGLAVRPQHRMIGHTGFLLTTRRLADGVEPPHRKRRPAKGSYPVAEDGAPVADADLWSAETMGERETSAKKIRRVRRELHVAPEDLGPQGPATGSSTD from the coding sequence GTGACCACCGACGACGCCGCCGTGCCCGCACCGACCGGGGCCGCCCAGCGCCGTGGCCGCTTCCGCGTCGGCGAGCGCGTCCAGCTCACCGACCCGCGCGGGCGCCTGCACACCATCACGCTGGACCCCGACGCGAGCTTCCACACGCACCGCGGCTACCTGCGGCACACCGAGCTCATCGGGGCGTCCGAGGGTGTGGTCGTCCACAACACCACCGGGATCGCCTACCTCGCGCTGCGCCCGCTGCTGGCCGACCACGTCCTGTCCATGCCGCGCGGCGCCGCCGTGATCTACCCCAAGGACGCGGGGCAGATCGTGACGATGGGCGACGTGTACCCGGGGGCGACGGTCGTCGAGGCGGGGGTCGGGTCCGGTGGGCTCACGCTCGCGCTGCTGCGAGCCGTCGGCGACGGCGGCCGGCTCGTGTCCGTCGAGCGTCGCGAGGACTTCGCGGCGATCGCGCGCGGCAACGTCGAGACGTTCTTCGGCGGTCCGCACCCCGCCTGGGACCTGCGCCTGGGTGACCTCGCCGACGTGCTGCCGACGGCCGCGGACCCCGGCACCGTCGACCGCGTCGTGCTCGACATGCTCGCGCCCTGGGAGAACCTCGACGCCGTCGCCACGGCCCTGGCGCCCGGCGGGGTCCTGGTCTGCTACGTCGCGACGACGACCCAGCTGTCCCGGCTGGCCGAGGACGTGCGCACCGACGGCCGGTACACCGAGCCGGAGGCGTGGGAGTCGATGGTGCGCGGCTGGCACCTCGAGGGCCTGGCCGTGCGTCCGCAGCACCGCATGATCGGTCACACCGGCTTCCTGCTGACCACCCGGCGGCTCGCCGACGGCGTGGAGCCCCCGCACCGCAAGCGCCGCCCGGCGAAGGGCTCGTACCCCGTGGCCGAGGACGGCGCGCCCGTGGCCGACGCGGACCTGTGGTCGGCCGAGACGATGGGGGAGCGGGAGACGTCCGCGAAGAAGATCCGTCGCGTGCGGCGCGAGCTGCACGTCGCACCCGAGGACCTGGGACCGCAGGGGCCGGCGACCGGGTCGTCGACCGACTGA
- a CDS encoding PD-(D/E)XK nuclease family protein: MDTEQPSAPVGNAPVGDAPGGTAPVREPTVEPRVPGLSPSRANDFLQCPLLFRFRVVDRLPEPASPAAARGTLVHAVLETLFDLPAAERTIDAACASLPGHWATLVEQDARYGELLGTDDERAEFLAGAERLLATWFTLEDPTRLEPRARELQVRHDLDDGPRLRGVVDRVDVAPNGWVRVVDYKTGRSPRAGYESSALFQMRFYAYVVWRTRGVLPKRLQLAYLGDGVMVTHEPTESEMHTLEARVRSIWAGIEDTARTGDWRPRTSRLCDWCSFRDRCPSFGGTPPPIPEGAVERAIGVTPVG; the protein is encoded by the coding sequence GTGGACACCGAGCAGCCGAGCGCACCCGTCGGGAACGCACCCGTCGGCGACGCACCCGGCGGGACCGCCCCCGTCAGGGAGCCGACGGTCGAGCCGCGCGTCCCCGGCCTGTCGCCGTCCCGGGCCAACGACTTCCTGCAGTGCCCGCTGCTGTTCCGCTTCCGGGTCGTCGACCGCCTCCCCGAGCCGGCGTCGCCCGCGGCCGCGCGCGGCACGCTGGTCCACGCGGTGCTCGAGACGCTGTTCGACCTGCCCGCGGCCGAGCGCACGATCGACGCGGCGTGCGCGTCCCTCCCCGGGCACTGGGCGACGCTCGTGGAGCAGGACGCCCGCTACGGCGAGCTCCTCGGCACCGACGACGAGCGCGCCGAGTTCCTCGCCGGGGCCGAGCGGCTGCTCGCGACGTGGTTCACGCTCGAGGACCCCACGCGCCTCGAGCCGCGCGCCCGTGAGCTGCAGGTGCGGCACGACCTCGACGACGGCCCGCGGCTGCGCGGCGTCGTCGACCGCGTCGACGTCGCCCCCAACGGGTGGGTCCGCGTCGTCGACTACAAGACGGGCCGCTCGCCGCGCGCCGGGTACGAGAGCTCGGCGCTGTTCCAGATGCGCTTCTACGCGTACGTCGTGTGGCGCACCCGCGGGGTCCTGCCCAAGCGCCTGCAGCTCGCGTACCTGGGCGACGGCGTCATGGTGACCCACGAGCCGACCGAGTCCGAGATGCACACGCTCGAGGCGCGCGTGCGGTCCATCTGGGCGGGTATCGAGGACACGGCGCGCACCGGCGACTGGCGCCCGCGGACCTCGCGGCTGTGCGACTGGTGCTCGTTCCGCGACCGCTGCCCGTCGTTCGGCGGCACCCCGCCGCCCATCCCCGAGGGCGCCGTCGAGCGGGCTATCGGCGTCACACCCGTCGGCTGA
- a CDS encoding site-2 protease family protein, which produces MSAPRPERPSGWVLGHVAGAPVVLAPSWLLAAVVLTLVFAPSVRTWTGGGGALPYVVALVFVVLLFASVLVHELAHGLVAKARGQQPHAFVLTLWGGHTTFGGAAPTPATSALVAVVGPVANLVLAGGFLLVALQVAPEGSLLRTVLVAGAVANGFVGLFNLVPGLPLDGGRILEAGVWAATGDRHRGSIVAGWTGRVVAVGVVVAVLVRPWLAGRSPDLVSVVWAALIGAFLWSGASAAVRAGRSGRAVEALTLQRVGRPAVVVGAQASLAQAQATAAAAQTAEVVVLAPDGRPAAYVDTEAAARVPADLAGTTNVVAVSTPLPVGAVVDGSLTGDALLRALSAASAHGPVIAAVVAGRVVALVRTGDVVAALRA; this is translated from the coding sequence GTGAGCGCACCGCGACCCGAGCGTCCGTCCGGCTGGGTGCTCGGGCACGTCGCCGGGGCCCCCGTCGTCCTGGCGCCGAGCTGGCTGCTCGCGGCCGTCGTGCTGACCCTGGTGTTCGCGCCGAGCGTGCGCACCTGGACGGGCGGTGGCGGCGCGCTGCCGTACGTCGTGGCGCTCGTGTTCGTCGTCCTGCTGTTCGCGTCCGTCCTGGTCCACGAGCTCGCCCACGGGCTGGTCGCGAAGGCGCGCGGGCAGCAGCCGCACGCGTTCGTCCTGACGCTGTGGGGCGGGCACACGACGTTCGGCGGCGCGGCGCCGACGCCGGCGACGAGCGCGCTGGTCGCGGTCGTCGGCCCGGTCGCCAACCTCGTGCTCGCCGGGGGCTTCCTCCTGGTGGCGCTCCAGGTGGCGCCGGAGGGCTCCCTGCTGCGGACGGTCCTGGTGGCCGGTGCCGTCGCCAACGGCTTCGTCGGGCTGTTCAACCTCGTGCCCGGGCTGCCGCTCGACGGCGGGCGCATCCTCGAGGCCGGCGTGTGGGCCGCGACCGGCGACCGGCACCGCGGCAGCATCGTCGCGGGCTGGACGGGTCGCGTCGTCGCGGTGGGCGTCGTCGTCGCCGTGCTGGTGCGTCCGTGGCTCGCAGGCCGCAGCCCCGACCTCGTGTCCGTGGTGTGGGCGGCGCTCATCGGGGCGTTCCTGTGGTCGGGGGCGTCCGCCGCCGTACGCGCCGGACGTTCGGGGCGTGCCGTGGAGGCCCTGACGCTGCAGCGCGTGGGTCGTCCGGCCGTCGTGGTCGGCGCGCAGGCGTCGCTCGCCCAGGCGCAGGCCACGGCCGCGGCCGCGCAGACCGCGGAGGTCGTCGTCCTCGCGCCCGACGGCCGGCCGGCGGCCTACGTCGACACCGAGGCCGCGGCACGCGTGCCTGCCGACCTGGCCGGCACCACCAACGTCGTCGCCGTCTCGACGCCGCTCCCCGTGGGTGCCGTGGTCGACGGCTCCCTGACGGGCGACGCGCTGCTGCGCGCCCTCTCGGCGGCGTCCGCGCACGGGCCGGTCATCGCCGCGGTCGTGGCGGGACGTGTCGTCGCGCTCGTGCGCACCGGTGACGTCGTGGCGGCCCTGCGGGCCTGA
- the arc gene encoding proteasome ATPase yields MTEPAVPGRDLQREMAVLAAKNERLSEALVAAREQILELKRQVDDLAKPPGTYATFLGARADGTVDIMSAGRKMHVGASPTLDVHHLRPGQEVMLNEALTVVEAGGYEQVGEIVTVKETLGGGRALVVGRGDEERVVRFAGQVADAGVRVGDALTIDSRSGFVFEVIPRAEVEELVLEEVPDIDYTDIGGLGPQIEAIRDAVELPFLHPELFREHGLKPPKGVLLYGPPGCGKTLIAKAVAHSLAATAAAARGEDTADARSFFLNVKGPELLNKYVGETERHIRLIFARAREKASQGHPVVVFFDEMESLFRTRGTGVSSDVETTIVPQLLSEIDGVERLDNVIVIGASNREDMIDPAILRPGRLDVKIKIERPDAEGAREIFAKYLTADLPIHPDDVAEHDGSANAAVEAMIERVVERMYSEADENRFLEVTYASGDKEVLFFKDFNSGAMIQNVVDRAKKSAIKDLLATGQRGIRVDHLLAACVDEFKENEDLPNTTNPDDWARISGKKGERIVFIRTIVQGKKGVEASRTIQNVTSTGQYL; encoded by the coding sequence ATGACCGAACCCGCTGTCCCCGGACGTGACCTGCAACGTGAGATGGCAGTGCTCGCCGCGAAGAACGAGCGGCTCAGCGAGGCCCTGGTCGCGGCACGCGAGCAGATCCTCGAGCTCAAGCGCCAGGTGGACGACCTGGCCAAGCCCCCGGGCACGTACGCGACGTTCCTCGGCGCGCGTGCCGACGGCACGGTCGACATCATGTCCGCGGGTCGCAAGATGCACGTCGGCGCGAGCCCGACGCTCGACGTCCACCACCTGCGCCCCGGCCAGGAGGTCATGCTCAACGAGGCGCTCACGGTCGTCGAGGCCGGCGGCTACGAGCAGGTCGGCGAGATCGTGACCGTCAAGGAGACGCTCGGCGGCGGTCGCGCGCTGGTCGTCGGGCGGGGCGACGAGGAGCGGGTCGTCCGGTTCGCCGGCCAGGTGGCCGACGCAGGTGTGCGCGTCGGGGACGCCCTGACGATCGACTCCCGCAGCGGGTTCGTGTTCGAGGTGATCCCGCGGGCCGAGGTCGAGGAGCTGGTCCTCGAGGAGGTCCCGGACATCGACTACACCGACATCGGCGGGCTCGGCCCGCAGATCGAGGCGATCCGGGACGCGGTCGAGCTGCCGTTCCTGCACCCCGAGCTGTTCCGTGAGCACGGGCTCAAGCCGCCCAAGGGGGTCCTGCTCTACGGGCCGCCCGGGTGCGGCAAGACGCTGATCGCGAAGGCCGTCGCGCACTCCCTGGCGGCGACGGCCGCGGCAGCGCGCGGCGAGGACACGGCCGACGCGCGCTCGTTCTTCCTCAACGTCAAGGGCCCCGAGCTGCTCAACAAGTACGTCGGCGAGACGGAGCGGCACATCCGCCTGATCTTCGCCCGTGCCCGGGAGAAGGCCTCGCAGGGGCACCCGGTCGTCGTCTTCTTCGACGAGATGGAGTCGCTGTTCCGGACCCGCGGGACGGGGGTCTCGAGCGACGTCGAGACGACGATCGTCCCGCAGCTGCTGTCCGAGATCGACGGCGTCGAGCGGCTCGACAACGTCATCGTCATCGGGGCGTCGAACCGCGAGGACATGATCGACCCCGCGATCCTGCGTCCTGGGCGCCTCGACGTGAAGATCAAGATCGAGCGTCCCGACGCCGAGGGTGCCCGCGAGATCTTCGCCAAGTACCTGACGGCGGACCTGCCGATCCACCCCGACGACGTCGCGGAGCACGACGGGTCCGCCAACGCGGCCGTCGAGGCGATGATCGAGCGGGTCGTCGAGCGCATGTACTCCGAGGCGGACGAGAACCGGTTCCTCGAGGTCACCTACGCCAGCGGCGACAAGGAGGTCCTGTTCTTCAAGGACTTCAACTCCGGCGCCATGATCCAGAACGTCGTCGACCGCGCCAAGAAGTCCGCCATCAAGGACCTGCTCGCGACCGGTCAGCGCGGCATCCGCGTGGACCACCTGCTCGCGGCGTGCGTCGACGAGTTCAAGGAGAACGAGGACCTGCCCAACACGACCAACCCCGACGACTGGGCCCGGATCTCGGGCAAGAAGGGCGAGCGGATCGTGTTCATCCGCACCATCGTCCAGGGCAAGAAGGGCGTCGAGGCGTCGCGCACCATCCAGAACGTCACGAGCACCGGCCAGTACCTGTGA
- the dop gene encoding depupylase/deamidase Dop has protein sequence MTVRRVMGLETEYGVLQPGRPLANPMLLSSHVVAVHATAREAGRARARWDYDDEDPLHDARGFHLQRASAHPSLLTDVPAVPAPSGDGLQDVARSEVEEYEDPGAANVILTNGARLYVDHAHPEYSSPEVTTPLDAVRWDRAGELVMLDSVRRLAATAALPDVSLYKNNVDGKGATYGMHENYLVDRAVPFGDLVARLTPFLVTRQVFTGAGRVGLGQRGEHPGYQLAQRADYIEAEVGLETTLRRPIVNTRDEPHADPTRWRRLHVIIGDATMLEVATYLRVGTTSLVLWLVEQAEAGGAARGVVRAVDRLALRDPVAAVHRVSHDLTLTERLELADGRRLTALEVQAEYLAAVRDALDAVGEPLDDQTRDVLDRWESVLGRLADDPASCAREVEWVAKLRLLDGMRRRDHLAWDHPRLAAVDLQWSDVRPERGLYHRLVAADAVELLVTPEQVQDAVVHPPQDTRAYFRGEAVARYGGQISAASWDSVVFDVPGAQTLQRVPMRDPLRGTRAHVGDLLDRSPDARSLLAALGG, from the coding sequence GTGACCGTGCGGCGCGTGATGGGGCTCGAGACGGAGTACGGCGTCCTGCAGCCGGGACGCCCGCTGGCCAACCCGATGCTCCTGTCGAGTCACGTCGTCGCGGTGCACGCCACGGCGCGCGAGGCCGGCCGTGCCCGCGCGCGCTGGGACTACGACGACGAGGACCCGCTGCACGACGCGCGGGGGTTCCACCTGCAGCGCGCGTCCGCGCACCCGTCGCTCCTCACCGACGTCCCGGCCGTCCCGGCGCCGTCGGGCGACGGCCTGCAGGACGTGGCGCGCTCCGAGGTCGAGGAGTACGAGGACCCCGGTGCCGCGAACGTCATCCTCACCAACGGCGCACGCCTGTACGTCGACCACGCCCACCCCGAGTACTCCTCGCCGGAGGTGACCACGCCGCTCGACGCGGTCCGCTGGGACCGGGCGGGCGAGCTCGTCATGCTCGACTCGGTGCGCCGGCTCGCGGCCACCGCGGCACTGCCGGACGTGTCGCTGTACAAGAACAACGTGGACGGCAAGGGCGCGACGTACGGCATGCACGAGAACTACCTCGTCGACCGCGCGGTCCCGTTCGGGGACCTGGTGGCGCGCCTCACGCCGTTCCTCGTGACCCGCCAGGTGTTCACCGGTGCGGGCCGGGTCGGGCTGGGCCAGCGCGGTGAGCACCCGGGGTACCAGCTCGCGCAGCGCGCGGACTACATCGAGGCCGAGGTCGGCCTGGAGACCACCCTGCGCCGGCCCATCGTCAACACGCGCGACGAGCCCCACGCGGACCCGACGCGGTGGCGACGGCTGCACGTCATCATCGGCGACGCCACGATGCTCGAGGTGGCGACCTACCTGCGCGTCGGCACGACGTCGCTGGTGCTCTGGCTCGTCGAGCAGGCGGAGGCGGGAGGTGCCGCGCGCGGGGTCGTGCGGGCGGTGGACCGGCTCGCGCTGCGCGACCCCGTGGCCGCGGTGCACCGGGTCAGCCACGACCTCACGCTCACCGAGCGGCTCGAGCTCGCCGACGGCCGGCGCCTCACGGCGCTCGAGGTCCAGGCCGAGTACCTGGCCGCGGTGCGCGACGCGCTCGACGCCGTCGGGGAGCCCCTGGACGACCAGACCCGCGACGTGCTCGACCGCTGGGAGTCGGTCCTGGGGCGGCTCGCCGACGACCCCGCGTCGTGCGCGCGCGAGGTCGAGTGGGTCGCCAAGCTGCGCCTGCTCGACGGCATGCGCCGACGCGACCACCTGGCCTGGGACCACCCGCGGCTCGCCGCGGTCGACCTGCAGTGGTCGGACGTGCGCCCCGAGCGCGGCCTGTACCACCGGCTGGTCGCGGCCGACGCGGTCGAGCTGCTGGTGACGCCCGAGCAGGTCCAGGACGCCGTCGTGCACCCGCCCCAGGACACCCGCGCGTACTTCCGCGGCGAGGCCGTGGCGCGGTACGGGGGGCAGATCTCCGCCGCGAGCTGGGACTCCGTGGTGTTCGACGTGCCGGGCGCGCAGACCCTGCAGCGCGTCCCCATGCGGGACCCGCTGCGCGGCACGCGAGCCCACGTCGGCGACCTGCTGGACCGCAGCCCCGACGCACGCTCGCTGCTGGCGGCGCTCGGCGGCTGA
- the prcA gene encoding proteasome subunit alpha yields MSMPFYVSPEQLMKDRADYARKGIARGRSVVVLQYDDGVVFATENPSRALHKISEIYDRIAFAAVGKYNEFENLRVAGVRYADLRGYSYDRVDVTARGLANAYAQTLGTVFTTESKPLEVELVVVEVGRDPAGDQIYRLSYDGSVTDEHGWVVMGGQAERLAGVLGDGWRAGMTLAQALGLAVQVLGSAADDGEPRALGASQLEVAVLDRTRPRRAFRRLTGALLEDVLGGVGAPVGGTDGPPAP; encoded by the coding sequence ATGAGCATGCCGTTCTACGTCTCGCCCGAGCAGCTGATGAAGGACCGGGCGGACTACGCGCGCAAGGGCATCGCGCGCGGGCGCTCGGTCGTGGTGCTGCAGTACGACGACGGCGTCGTCTTCGCGACCGAGAACCCGTCGCGGGCGCTGCACAAGATCTCCGAGATCTACGACCGCATCGCGTTCGCCGCGGTCGGCAAGTACAACGAGTTCGAGAACCTGCGCGTCGCGGGGGTGCGGTACGCGGACCTGCGCGGCTACTCCTACGACCGGGTCGACGTCACGGCGCGGGGGCTGGCCAACGCGTACGCGCAGACCCTGGGCACCGTGTTCACCACGGAGTCCAAGCCGCTGGAGGTCGAGCTCGTCGTCGTCGAGGTGGGGCGCGACCCGGCCGGCGACCAGATCTACCGGCTGTCGTACGACGGCTCGGTCACGGACGAGCACGGGTGGGTCGTCATGGGGGGGCAGGCCGAGCGCCTGGCCGGCGTGCTCGGCGACGGGTGGCGGGCGGGCATGACGCTCGCGCAGGCGCTCGGGCTCGCGGTGCAGGTCCTGGGCTCCGCCGCGGACGACGGTGAGCCGCGCGCGCTGGGCGCGTCGCAGCTGGAGGTGGCGGTGCTGGACCGCACCCGACCGCGGCGCGCGTTCCGCCGGCTGACCGGCGCGCTGCTGGAGGACGTGCTCGGCGGGGTCGGCGCCCCGGTGGGCGGCACGGACGGACCGCCCGCACCCTGA